A window from Dysidea avara chromosome 2, odDysAvar1.4, whole genome shotgun sequence encodes these proteins:
- the LOC136246806 gene encoding uncharacterized protein isoform X2 has translation MSWTINVKGITGQTTRINVASGPQQIETQHDNHPPPHRQRLVFTDPGSNNLKLEDPNRKLSSYNGLTNGSIVMIVILPSFILYVTGLDGVIHEMEVPSSDPQTYSIADLLTTIQQKIQQSLSQCQVLYNNEPLEKVRHGKAMTLKDHGIKASSTLIVTKLGITLNVINPQIDLSFLVDCTASMGPYIDAVKDCIKKVRDDLVQQFQGCDIRFAFVRYTDHDQPQNSRTSHIDFTKSQSSFYNFVNAICAKSGLHCDEAEDVMGGLEAVFSRLS, from the exons ATGTCTTGGACTATTAATGTGAAAGGAATAACTGGCCAAACAACAAGGATTAACGTCGCTAGTGGTCCG CAACAAATTGAAACACAACATGATAACCATCCTCCTCCACATCGACAAAGACTAGTGTTTACAGATCCAG GCTCCAACAATCTCAAGTTAGAAGATCCTAACAGGAAACTGTCATCATATAATGGGCTTACTAATGGTAGTATAGTGATGATTGTGATTCTCCCATCCTTTATTTTGTATGTGACTGGGCTAGATGGAGTAATTCATGAGATGGAAGTTCCTTCCTCTGATCCTCAG ACCTATTCTATTGCTGATCTCCTCACTACAATACAACAAAAGATTCAGCAGAGTCTGTCACAATGTCAGGTGTTATACAACAATGAGCCACTTGAGAAAGTTAGACATGGAAAGGCAATGACTCTCAAGGATCATGGTATAAAAGCCAGTTCTACCCTAATTGTGACTAAACTTGGAATTACTTTAAATGTTATTAATCCACAA ATTGACCTTTCTTTCTTGGTGGACTGTACTGCATCAATGGGGCCTTATATTGATGCTGTGAAAGATTGTATAAAGAAAGTCAGAGATGATTTGGTTCAACAATTTCAGGGTTGTGATATCCGTTTTGCATTTGTAAGATATACAGATCATGATCAACCACAAAACAGCAGAACTTCTCACATTGACTTTACAAA AAGCCAATCTTCTTTCTACAATTTTGTTAATGCGATCTGTGCTAAATCAGGATTGCACTGTGATGAAGCAGAAGATGTTATGGGAGGACTAGAAGCAGTATTTAGCAGGCTTTCATAG
- the LOC136246806 gene encoding uncharacterized protein isoform X1 — MSWTINVKGITGQTTRINVASGPDALILHLKQQIETQHDNHPPPHRQRLVFTDPGSNNLKLEDPNRKLSSYNGLTNGSIVMIVILPSFILYVTGLDGVIHEMEVPSSDPQTYSIADLLTTIQQKIQQSLSQCQVLYNNEPLEKVRHGKAMTLKDHGIKASSTLIVTKLGITLNVINPQIDLSFLVDCTASMGPYIDAVKDCIKKVRDDLVQQFQGCDIRFAFVRYTDHDQPQNSRTSHIDFTKSQSSFYNFVNAICAKSGLHCDEAEDVMGGLEAVFSRLS, encoded by the exons ATGTCTTGGACTATTAATGTGAAAGGAATAACTGGCCAAACAACAAGGATTAACGTCGCTAGTGGTCCG GATGCTTTGATTCTACATTTGAAGCAACAAATTGAAACACAACATGATAACCATCCTCCTCCACATCGACAAAGACTAGTGTTTACAGATCCAG GCTCCAACAATCTCAAGTTAGAAGATCCTAACAGGAAACTGTCATCATATAATGGGCTTACTAATGGTAGTATAGTGATGATTGTGATTCTCCCATCCTTTATTTTGTATGTGACTGGGCTAGATGGAGTAATTCATGAGATGGAAGTTCCTTCCTCTGATCCTCAG ACCTATTCTATTGCTGATCTCCTCACTACAATACAACAAAAGATTCAGCAGAGTCTGTCACAATGTCAGGTGTTATACAACAATGAGCCACTTGAGAAAGTTAGACATGGAAAGGCAATGACTCTCAAGGATCATGGTATAAAAGCCAGTTCTACCCTAATTGTGACTAAACTTGGAATTACTTTAAATGTTATTAATCCACAA ATTGACCTTTCTTTCTTGGTGGACTGTACTGCATCAATGGGGCCTTATATTGATGCTGTGAAAGATTGTATAAAGAAAGTCAGAGATGATTTGGTTCAACAATTTCAGGGTTGTGATATCCGTTTTGCATTTGTAAGATATACAGATCATGATCAACCACAAAACAGCAGAACTTCTCACATTGACTTTACAAA AAGCCAATCTTCTTTCTACAATTTTGTTAATGCGATCTGTGCTAAATCAGGATTGCACTGTGATGAAGCAGAAGATGTTATGGGAGGACTAGAAGCAGTATTTAGCAGGCTTTCATAG